The Microbacterium horticulturae region GACCGCGAGCGCCTGGCGGCCCGTCGCGCGGATCTCGTCCACCACCGGCTGCGCATCGGCTTCGACCAGATCGATCACCGCGATGTCGAAGCCGTCGGCTGCCAGGCGACGCGACGTCGCGGCGCCGATGCCGCGCGCGCCTCCGGTGACGATGGCGACTGCGCTCATTGTTCCTCCTCATCGGGTGCGGGCTGCGCGCCGGTGGCGACCGGGCGGCCCGGGGTGTTCGACCATTGACTCCACGAGCCGGGATACAGTGCGGCGTCGATGCCGGCGACAGCGAGCGCCAGCACCTCGTGCGACGCGGTCACCCCCGAGCCGCAGTAGGTGGCGACCGGGATGCCGTCGGTCACGCCGAGCGCCGCGAACCGAGCCCGCAGCACCTCGGGCGGCAGAAGGCGGCCCTGCGCGTCGACGTTCTCGGTCGTGGGGGCGCTCACCGCGCCCGGGATGTGCCCCGCCTGCGGGTCGACCGGCTCGACCTCGCCGCGGTACCGCTCGGACGCCCGGGCGTCGAGCAGGATGCCCGTCGCGGGCACGGCGGCCGCGGCATCCATCTCCACCGTCGGCATGCGTCCGGTCGTCAGGGTCACGTCACCCGGCGTCTGGTCGCTCTCACCGGTCTCGATCGGCAGCCCGGCGCCGACCCACGCGTCGTACGCGCCGTCGAGCACCCGCGCGTCGACGCCGGCGTCGCGCAGCAGCCACCACGCGCGGGCGGCGGAGGTGTTCTTGATGTCGTCGTAGACGACGACGGCGTCTCCGTCGTTCAGGCCCCATCGGCGGGCGCAGTCTTGCAGGTGCGCGGGGGACGGGAGGGGATGCCGGCCGTCGGGCGGTGCGCCGTGGGCGGCCAGTTCGGTGTCGAGGTCGACGTACACGGCACCCGGGATGTGACCGTTCGCGAACGCCTCGCGCCCGTCGGGCCGGTCGAGGCGCCAGCGCACATCGAGGACGCGGGGCGGATGCGGCGACGCGAGCAGCTCGCGCAGCTCGGCGGCGGTGACGAGAGGGGACATCGGTGGCTCCTTCCGGGAAGAGCCTATGTCAGGGGCGCAGCGTGCCGTGCCGATTTCCTGCACGGGACGGCGGCTCGGTAGCGTTCGGAGAGCGGGCGTGGCCCGCATCCTGCCGGAAGGAAGACGATGGAGCCTGTCAGCGACGCCCAGTACCGAGCCGCGACGTCGGGCGGCCTGCCCGAGGCCGAGCGCATCGCCGACGGACTGTGGTCGCTCGCGATGCCGATGCCCGGCGGTGCGGGTCTCGGGTACACGCTCGCCGCGGTGCAGCTCGGCCCCGCCGGCCAGGTCGCCGTCGTCGACCCGGGCTGGGCTGAGCCGGGATCGATCGAGCGCCTCGACGCGTTCCTGGCGACTCTCGGCCGTGGACTGGGGGATGTCGCGACCGTCGTCGTCACGCACTCGCACCCCGACCACCTGGGGCTCGCCGACGCCGTGCGCGAGGCGAGCGGGGCACAGGTCGTGCTCCATGAGAGTGAGCAGGCGTCGCTCGACGCCGCCCCCGACCCGACATCGTCCGAGGCGGTCGCGGAGTTCGTGGAACGGCTGCACGGATGGGGCGTGGCTCCCGACCGCGCCCGCGCGATGGCCGAGCGCGCCCGCACGGCCGGTGGGC contains the following coding sequences:
- a CDS encoding sulfurtransferase, which encodes MSPLVTAAELRELLASPHPPRVLDVRWRLDRPDGREAFANGHIPGAVYVDLDTELAAHGAPPDGRHPLPSPAHLQDCARRWGLNDGDAVVVYDDIKNTSAARAWWLLRDAGVDARVLDGAYDAWVGAGLPIETGESDQTPGDVTLTTGRMPTVEMDAAAAVPATGILLDARASERYRGEVEPVDPQAGHIPGAVSAPTTENVDAQGRLLPPEVLRARFAALGVTDGIPVATYCGSGVTASHEVLALAVAGIDAALYPGSWSQWSNTPGRPVATGAQPAPDEEEQ